The Plasmodium brasilianum strain Bolivian I chromosome 14, whole genome shotgun sequence genome contains a region encoding:
- a CDS encoding 4-nitrophenylphosphatase: MNMSLIHLHPNKSEDLVKIKHKCEAFMKEWKIEKSMDAKDFLQKFKVFFFDCDGVLWRGNEVIKGAVEVIEKLLKENKKVYFITNNSTKSRATLLDKFHKLGFTNVKKENILCTSYAIAKYFIEKEEYATGKKKIYVIGEKGICDELDSYNLSWLGSYNDDDKKVIIKDDLEINVDKNIGAVVVAIDFNINYYKIQYAHLCINDLDAEFIVSNKDATANFTSKQKWAGTGSVVASIEAVSLKKPLILGKPNLFMIETVLKDLNVHSSQIVMVGDRLDTDIHFAQNCKIKSILVSTGVTDSNIYLNHNNLNIQPDYFMKSISEFL, translated from the coding sequence CATCCAAATAAAAGTGAAGAtcttgtaaaaataaaacataaatgtgAAGCGTTTATGAAAGAGtggaaaatagaaaaatctATGGACGCAAAAGATTTTCTTCAAAAATTTAAGGTGTTCTTTTTTGACTGTGATGGCGTATTGTGGAGAGGAAATGAAGTTATAAAAGGAGCAGTAGAAGTTATTGAAAAGTTAttgaaagaaaataaaaaggtttattttattacaaataaCTCAACAAAATCAAGAGCTACGTTATTAGATAAATTTCATAAGTTAGGTTTTACTAATGttaagaaagaaaatattctttGTACATCATATGCGATtgctaaatattttattgaaaaagaagaatatgcaactggtaaaaaaaaaatttatgtaatagGAGAAAAAGGGATATGCGATGAATTAGATTCATATAACCTTTCATGGTTAGGTAGCtataatgatgatgataaaaaagtaattataaaagaTGACTTAGAAATAAAtgtagataaaaatattggaGCAGTTGTAGTTGCAAttgattttaatataaattattataaaattcaatatgcacatttatgtattaatgaTTTAGATGCTGAATTCATTGTATCTAATAAAGATGCTACTGCAAATTTTACGTCAAAACAAAAATGGGCAGGTACAGGTTCTGTCGTTGCATCTATAGAAGCTGTGTCTCTTAAGAAGCCTCTAATATTAGGAAAACCAAATTTGTTTATGATTGAAACGGTGTTGAAAGATTTGAATGTACATTCATCACAAATTGTTATGGTAGGTGATAGACTGGATACTGATATCCATTTTGCTCAAAACTGTAAAATCAAATCTATTCTTGTTTCCACAGGAGTAACTGATTCGAACATTTATTTGAACCATAATAACTTAAATATCCAGCCTGACTATTTTATGAAGTCTATTTCGGAATTTTTATAA
- a CDS encoding C-Myc-binding protein, with protein sequence MSAPEGINHIKDDFIRYLEEHEVINHISRVLLKLFEEKEKPNDAIKFIREHLYNAAVDVSIDDLKRENTFLRQENQKLTKKFEELNDTLKKLVHSQGGLDDKNITDDK encoded by the exons ATGAGCGCTCCTGAAGGTATAAACCATATAAAAGATGATTTTATCAGATATTTAGAGGAACATGAAGTAATAAATCATATAAGCCgtgttcttttaaaattatttgaagaaaaagaaaaacctAATGATGCCATTAAATTCATACGTGAACATTTGTATAACGCAGCAGTGG atgtATCCATAGATGATTTAAAACGGGAGAATACGTTTCTTCGACAAGAAAATCAAAAACTAACGAAAAAATTTGAAGAGCTTAAtgatacattaaaaaaactGGTTCATAGTCAAGGAGGCTTAGACgacaaaaatataacagaCGATAAATAG
- a CDS encoding hypothetical protein (conserved Plasmodium protein), with protein MTHSNTSVFLFTVQGILASLTCGLCCFIYAYCCNSKHLKSDTNNKEERGNKRSISKLSSDSYDCSTFKKSKVQTKKKTEKEKLSELINNKANEYNAISLEKKLNCMEDGISNAKLLKKGTTDECSANGSSENSHCIKADQEVHQENRYNKGASKMMTHCAQMINSNKGIYNKTVLNASNRNDSSNRSNSSNINSSNINSSSINSSNINSSNINSSNSNSSNSNSSNSNNNGNSGSIGRSSSNSSSSNKEFFSRRRKNDLEEYYDLNELMNKYENKSSAYMEGSNSNNIAPIIYNEDRQKYLSNNNNTTHNICSHERALFTRGNNINKNTIPFDENRNTFNKHKKDSYITNRDYKKGNKNNSTNIVFSNVCTRTKGEKSNNITVNNTTAGDYKSKWNSLQSDEERAINQNMEKTNYNKAIFKEEKLYIKKEEENTTNMTNELMADHYNDIITKPNKKKSGHRNNFYNSRKEYKYYVNDCENYEDKEKEINSMQRKQMNNFISPNKLNYAYAQSSNLILTKYDENTLLKNYENIFDSLDRNMSINREVNNLENSANIATTCTNINSRNLSKREIERSRKLPIYDTYSSSSHTLDSSTSFSRNRNGSNQNVLIEETAVVPAYGAINMPLYPCERHMHNLGMCIDSSNNRTNHSSNHSSNHNSNHNSNYSSNHSSNHNSNHNSNHSSSHSSSHSSNNGDGNICRVPSTGSYYESKNNNSNDTFQIKDIMASDQIHSNFVNFDKSKKIPKNKLFYNSNMESLLKAKRETSLSLGHLKNEKNFCLSREKISKKDNKRERQSNKNSMMFYSVPEQKHFSSYNSNSITTNTACDIINGNMNICVNNNRFNKIDTNHLNGGSDQRPLERQLGPSFKRSLEHSLERPSRIGRNEIYEEEEEQQQEEGGREKNRNADNYSSCSSLLKNCDNGKPLMQKQQLDDCTCLSEYTYENYSFHPLEKINCSNENYTNSNKYEYCGICPPVNNIIPLRNSYRTFEDISINKCKRKENKTMKTKSEYCDDMFLLTDDNLDYYNIWREKIQKNNINKTNYKSNKQTMLESFNSITNRGEQKLQFNKYNEYTHAPSVTYNAWAEVREGEKERNKMKRTTTTTAAANGTTTAAANGTTTTAANGTTTTAANGTTTAAANGTTTTAANGTTTSAITATYMSGGEEESSAFVHKKETEEEFKKKKKKKKDKLNGYKNNKEIKDIIYAYLQNSKNEYNMTNMNNSEMLIEKMVNKYGSQVNLHKDTYTKENKESKKASSKSTPHNCFKENLENIRTTKEKVDNDEAFTEIEKMKKKKNRSVPIKKMENNCEQNFIQHMQESGSRKSNKNMSSSSENENKNNSIYLKNEKEESKLCIVKKEHQNNIDMMNQTVRRSARMKSKTYKKKKKNFDIDTYSKYSSAERKNKKLKNAEEKVNNKINIKKEGMIDKNQKIPNLQKVQKMEKQIMSKTLPMELKILKDKDVLSEKYKLNVLVQKKQNFDEYRCASGFVNFLIEHIQEKTKKEEKENFDDLLKFVLKLISIYKIKTIDFIEAFLILETINLTVLRENPIEEWVLVTFHFLKGNMINQNLKFIINSLKLDNVIISNVTASFYMNKKPIKMTETITNRVLTILSKVVRRRSSRIKIFNSLNGEHKSKEAHEEVELLGSCWQPVNVDGTPEK; from the exons atgactCATAGTAACACCTCGGTATTTTTGTTTACTGTGCAAGGCATATTGGCGTCGCTGACATGTGGGCTATGCTGTTTTATATATGCCTATTGTTGTAATAGTAAACACCTTAAAAGTGatactaataataaagagGAAAGGGGCAATAAAAGAAGTATTTCTAAGTTAAGTTCAGACAGTTATGATTGTTCTACCTTTAAAAAGAGTAAAGTGCaaacgaaaaagaaaactGAAAAGGAGAAGTTAAGcgaattaataaataacaaggcaaatgaatataatgctatttcattagaaaaaaagttaaattgTATGGAGGATGGTATATCAAAtgcaaaattattaaaaaagggtACTACTGATGAATGTAGCGCAAATGGTAGCAGCGAAAACAGTCATTGTATTAAAGCTGATCAAGAAGTACACCAAGAAAACCGTTACAACAAAGGAGCTAGCAAAATGATGACTCATTGTGCACAGATGATAAATAGTAACAAAGGGATATATAACAAAACTGTATTAAATGCAAGCAACAGGAATGATAGTAGTAACAgaagtaatagtagtaatattaatagtagtaatattaatagtagtagtattaatagtagtaatattaatagtagtaatattaatagtagtaatagtaatagtagtaatagtaatagtagtaatagtaataataatggtaatagTGGAAGTATAGGTAGAAGTAGTAGtaacagtagtagtagtaataaggAGTTTTTTTCAAGGAGAAGGAAAAACGATCTTGAAGAATATTATGACCTAAATGAATTAATGAACAAATACGAAAATAAGAGTAGTGCATACATGGAAGgcagtaacagtaataatatagCTCCAATAATTTACAATGAAGACagacaaaaatatttaagcaataataacaataccACCCATAATATCTGCTCACACGAAAGAGCATTATTCACTCGTGGTAATaacataaacaaaaatactaTACCATTTGATGAGAATAGAAATACCTTTAATAAACATAAGAAGGATAGTTACATTACAAATAGAGATTATAAAAAggggaataaaaataattctacaAATATTGTTTTTAGCAATGTTTGTACAAGAACTAAAGGAGAAAAAAGTAACAACATTACTGTTAATAATACCACTGCAGGCGATTATAAATCAAAATGGAACAGTCTTCAAAGTGATGAAGAAAGAGCTATCAAtcaaaatatggaaaaaacaaACTATAATAAGGCAATTTTTAAAGAGgaaaagttatatattaaaaaggagGAGGAAAATACTACAAATATGACAAATGAATTAATGGCTGATCATTACAATGATATTATAACAaaaccaaataaaaaaaaaagcggacatagaaataatttttataattcacgaaaggaatataaatattatgtaaatgaTTGTGAGAATTATGAagataaagaaaaggaaataaattcTATGCaaagaaaacaaatgaataatttcATCTCCCCAAATAAACTAAATTACGCATATGCTCAGTCttctaatttaatattaacaaaatatgatgaaaacactcttttgaaaaattatgaaaatatatttgattcGCTTGACAGAAATATGTCTATCAATAGGGAAGTTAACAATTTAGAAAATAGCGCGAACATAGCTACAACATGTACCAACATAAATAGTCGAAATTTATCAAAACGCGAAATTGAAAGGTCGAGGAAGCTTCCCATATATGACACCTATTCCAGTTCTAGTCATACGCTAGATAGTAGCACCTCCTTCAGCCGAAACAGAAACGGAAGTAACCAAAATGTTCTCATAGAAGAAACGGCAGTAGTACCAGCATATGGAGCAATAAATATGCCTCTATACCCATGCGAAAGGCACATGCATAATCTTGGCATGTGCATCGATAGTAGCAACAATAGAACTAATCATAGCAGCAATCATAGCAGCAATCATAACAGCAATCATAACAGCAATTATAGCAGCAATCATAGCAGCAATCATAACAGCAATCATAACAGCAATCATAGTAGCAGTCATAGCAGCAGTCATAGCAGTAACAACGGCGATGGCAACATTTGTAGGGTTCCAAGCACTGGTAGTTATTACGAAAGCAAAAACAACAACTCTAATGACACATTTCAAATTAAGGACATAATGGCAAGTGATCAAATACACAgcaattttgtaaattttgaTAAATCTAAAAAGattccaaaaaataaattattttataattctaaTATGGAAAGTTTGTTAAAAGCAAAAAGAGAAACTTCCTTATCTTTAGGacatttgaaaaatgaaaaaaatttttgtttatcaagagaaaaaatatccaaaaaagataataaaagggaaagacaaagtaataaaaacagTATGATGTTTTATAGTGTACCGGAGCAAAAACATTTTAGCAGTtacaatagtaatagtatcACTACTAACACTGCTTGTGATATAATTAATGGTAATATGAATATCTGTGTGAATAATAATAGATTTAATAAGATTGATACTAATCACTTGAACGGTGGAAGTGACC AACGGCCACTAGAGCGACAACTTGGACCGTCATTCAAAAGGTCATTAGAACATTCACTTGAGCGACCGTCGAGAATCGGAAGAAAcgaaatatatgaagaagaagaagaacaACAACAAGAAGAAGGAggtagagaaaaaaatagaaatgcAGATAATTACTCATCGTGCTCAAGCCTCTTAAAAAATTGTGATAATGGAAAACCATTAATGCAGAAACAACAGTTAGATGATTGTACATGCTTATCAGAGTATACGTAcgaaaattattcttttcatcctttagaaaaaataaactgtagtaatgaaaattacacgaattcaaataaatatgaatattgtGGAATATGTCCTCCTGTTAATAATATCATCCCATTACGCAACTCTTATAGAACATTCGAAGATAtatcaataaataaatgtaagcgaaaggaaaataaaacaatgaaaacaaaaagtgAATATTGTGATGACATGTTTTTATTAACGGATGATAACCTTGATTATTACAACATATGGagagaaaaaatacaaaaaaataatatcaataAAACGAATTATAAAAGTAACAAACAAACAATGTTAGAATCATTTAACAGTATTACGAATAGGGGTGAACAAAAATTACAGTTCAACAAATATAACGAATACACGCATGCACCTTCAGTTACTTACAATGCATGGGCAGAAGTTAGAGAGGGGGAAAAAGAACgcaataaaatgaaaagaactactactactactgctgctGCCAATGgtactactactgctgctGCCAATggtactactactactgctgcCAATggtactactactactgctgcCAATGgtactactactgctgctGCCAATggtactactactactgctgcCAATGGTACTACTACTTCTGCTATTACTGCTACATACATGTCTGGAGGCGAAGAAGAATCTAGTGCATTCGTACACAAAAAAGAGACCGAagaagaatttaaaaaaaaaaaaaaaaaaaaaaaagataaattgaATGggtacaaaaataataaagaaattaaagacattatatatgcatatctacaaaattcaaaaaatgaatataatatgaCAAATATGAATAACTCCGAAAtgttaatagaaaaaatggtaaataaATACGGCAGTCAAGTGAATTTACATAAagatacatatacaaaagaaaacaaagaaaGCAAAAAGGCATCAAGTAAAAGTACACCTCATAACTGTTTTAAGGAAAATTTAGAGAACATTAGAACAACAAAGGAAAAAGTAGATAATGATGAAGCGTTTacagaaatagaaaaaatgaaaaaaaaaaaaaatagatctgttccaataaaaaaaatggagaatAATTGtgaacaaaattttattcaacATATGCAAGAATCAGGAAGTAGGAAATCTAATAAAAACATGAGTTCTTCAtctgaaaatgaaaataaaaataacagtatatacttgaaaaatgaaaaagaagaaagtaAACTTTGTATTGTGAAAAAAGAACATCAAAACAATATCGATATGATGAACCAAACTGTTAGAAGAAGCGCTAGGATGAAaagtaaaacatataaaaaaaaaaaaaaaaattttgatattGACACATACAGTAAATATTCAAGTgcggaaagaaaaaataaaaaattaaaaaatgcgGAAGAAAAGGTGAATAACaagataaatattaaaaaagaaggaatgATAGATAAAAACCAAAAAATTCCAAACTTACAAAAGGtgcaaaaaatggaaaaacaaattatgtCCAAGACACTACCGATGGAGCTAAAAATACTTAAGGATAAAGACGTTTTAAgtgaaaaatacaaattaaatgtattggtacaaaaaaagcaaaattttGATGAATACAGATGTGCTTCAGGATTtgtgaattttttaatagaacacattcaagaaaaaacaaaaaaggaagaaaaagaaaattttgacGATTTATTGAAAtttgtattaaaattaataagcatctataaaattaaaacaatagATTTCATAGAAGCTTTTCTAATTCTTGAAACAATTAACCTAACTGTCCTTAGAGAGAACCCCATTGAAGAATGGGTTTTAGTTACATTTCATTTTCTAAAAGGAAATATGATAAACCAGAATCTAAAATTCATAATTAATTCGTTGAAATTAGATAATGTAATAATCAGTAATGTAACAGCatctttttatatgaacaaaaaaccTATTAAAATGACGGAAACAATTACTAACAGGGTTCTTACCATATTATCAAAAGTAGTAAGAAGAAGATCTTcaagaattaaaatatttaatagcTTAAATGGTGAACATAAATCTAAAGAGGCACATGAAGAGGTTGAACTGTTGGGTTCTTGCTGGCAGCCAGTTAATGTAGACGGAACACctgaaaaatga
- a CDS encoding calcium-dependent protein kinase 3: MPLKKTPFSFISDTISNIKNEKRKCETDSLKRINSYEHIKELKVPELGNFKIVRVLLKGLSSTLCLCQWNIDCRKTLVLCNYVKYINNDIVSWNIKIDEANKTDLDSCSIKTENSINISSTKEISYTERMLGCYRNGRKQSDNRASEAEICNYEYIGMANFFTNDNERTNEDDKGDYKDDYSWHGGKDNHSSNNNSNGSNNADTSNYVGASSHVDANSQVGGNGNMNDYRIDDGYSDSLYLDRSNSSDEYKIFHLVLKIKHKRLYYKKRDIDELREEIEIHKKLKHSNILQMILSAEDENDIWVFLEYSSIGDLYSYVGFNILQEKEVKIIVSQILFALYYLHIKGIIHCDIKPQNILLFQIEESILHDSDVLSDLEMPHHSTMCKKLNFKKLVSSINENTANSPNSNTFKSIIKIGDFGLSVKCAFDQFYPYRGIKGSYGFIAPELFQECNFNNKIDMWALGIIIYVLLGGYKPFYPCSKFEEKVTFHERYWFNISPEAKNFIQSLLQINPSKRLNVIEAIDHPW, from the exons ATGCCTTTGAAAAAAACgcctttttcatttatttctgACACAATTtcgaatataaaaaatgaaaagaggAAATGCGAAACGGATTCATTAAAGAGAATAAATTCGTATGAGCatattaaagaattaaaagTACCCGAATTaggtaattttaaaatagtcCGGGTTTTGTTAAAAGGGTTATCAAGTACATTATGTTTATGTCAGTGGAATATTGACTGTAGAAAAACTTTGGTTCTTTGTAATTATgtaaagtatataaataatgatatagtAAGttggaatataaaaatagatgaAGCAAACAAAACAGACTTAGATAGCTGCAGCATAAAAACAGAGAAcagtataaatatttcttcaaCTAAAGAAATATCATACACAGAAAGAATGTTAGGTTGTTACAGAAATGGTAGGAAGCAAAGCGACAACCGTGCGAGTGAAGCAGAAATTTGTAATTATGAGTATATAGGAAtggctaatttttttacaaatgatAATGAAAGAACAAATGAAGACGACAAGGGAGACTACAAGGATGACTATAGTTGGCATGGTGGTAAAGATAATCATTCAAGTAATAACAATTCAAATGGAAGCAACAATGCTGATACAAGCAACTATGTCGGTGCAAGTAGCCATGTAGATGCAAATAGTCAAGTCGGTGGAAATGGTAATATGAATGATTATCGCATTGATGATGGGTATAGCGATAGCCTCTACCTTGATAGAAGCAATAGCAGTGAtgaatacaaaatatttcatttggttcttaaaataaaacataaaagattatactataaaaaaagggataTTGATGAACTAAGagaagaaatagaaatacataaaaaattaaaacatagtaatattttacaaatgaTATTAAGTGCAGAAGATGAGAATGATATTTGGGTGTTTTTAGAATATTCTTCCATTGGggatttatattcatatgtaggtttcaatatattacaagaaaaagaagttaaaataattgtaagccaaattttatttgcttTATACTATCTTCATATTAAAGGAATAATACACTGTGATATTAAACCACAGAACATATTGCTCTTTCAGATAGAAGAATCAATCTTACATGATTCTGATGTTTTATCGGATCTAGAAATGCCACATCATAGTACTATGTGTAAAAAACTAAACTTTAAGAAATTGGTTAGTTcgataaatgaaaatacagCAAATAGTCCAAACAGTAATACTTTTAAAAGTATCATAAAAATAGGAGACTTCGGATTATCAGTAAAGTGTGCATTTGATCAATTTTATCCTTACAGAGGAATTAAAGGAAGTTATGGTTTTATTGCTCCTGAGTTGTTTCAa GAATGCAATTTCAATAACAAAATAGATATGTGGGCATTAGGAATAATTATCTACGTCCTCCTAGGAGGATACAAACCCTTTTATCCTTGTTCTAAATTTGAG gaaaaagtgACATTCCACGAAAGATATTGGTTTAACATATCGCCAGAAGCTAAGAATTTTATTCAGTCACTATTACAAATTAACCCATCGAAAAGGCTGAATGTGATTGAAGCTATAGACCACCCATGGTAA